DNA from Mesorhizobium sp. DCY119:
CGGCGGCAAGCCCGGTCGGAACGCCCATGGAGAGCCCGACATAGGTGCAGCGCTCGATGCCGACGAAGTCGATCAGCGCCAGCAGATCCTCGGCCAGCGTCGGGATATCGAGAGCCGCCACCGGCACGCCGGATTGGCCATGCCCGCGCTGGTCGTAACGCAGGATGTTCCATGCGCTCGCAAGCGCCGCCACTTGTTCGTCCCAGATCGACAGGTCGGTCATCAGCGAGTTGCCGAACACGAGCCAGGGCGCCGCCGGATCGGCCTTGTCGATCCGGTAGTTCAGCGCCACGCCGTCGCGGACGAATGTGCCTTCCATGATCAGCGGCCTACCCATACCGGCGGACGCTTCTCGACCACGGCGCGCATTGCTTCGCGCGCGTCCTCGGTCGCCATCAATGTGGTGGAATAGCTCTGCTCGAGCTGATAGCCGTCTTCGGTCTGCATGAACTCGACCTTGTTTAGGGCTTCCTTCGCCATCCGCAGGCCGATCGGCGCCTTGGCGGCAATGACCTCAGCGAGCGCGCGAGCTGTCTTGGCGAGGTCTTCGAAGGGCACGACCTTCTGGATGAAACCGCATTGCAAAGCTTCGGCGGCACTGATCGGCAGGCCGGTGAAATACATCTGGCGCAGCAGGCCTTGCGGCAGGTGGCGCATCATGTGTGCGGCACCGCCGCAGCGGCCGACATTGATCTCGGGCATGCCGAACCGTGCGTTTTCCGATGCGATGCGGATGTCGCAGACCGAGGCCAACACGGTTCCTGCACCGAGCGCCGGGCCGTTGATGGCGCCGATGACGGGAACGGCGGCATGGCGCACTGCGGCGAAACAGCGGCGCACGATCCTTGCCCGGGCGGGATCCTGGTCCAGCGTGGCGGCGAGGAATTCGTTGAGGTCCAGCCCGGCGCAAAACGCCTTGCTGCCGGTGGCGGTGAAGATGATGCAGTTGATGTCGGCCCAGTCCTTCGCCGCCTCGAACGTATCGCCGATTTCGGCATAGTCGGCGATCGATATCGCGTTGACCGGCGGACAATCGATGGAGATCGTCGCGATCCTGTCGGCCTTTTCGATGGTGATTGCCATGGCTGCGTTCCTCGTTTCGGCGTGCGTTGTTATTGCTTGAGAGCGGAGATCAGGGCGTCGACGTTGCCGGCGCGGAATAGCGGCCCTTCGGCGGTGGCGACCTGTGCCAGAACGCTCTTGAGATTGTCGTCTGGCAGGTTCGCTGACCACCAGACCGGCCCGCCGGTCCAGCGCGGGAAGCCGTAGCCGTGCACCATGGCAACATCGATGTCGGATGGCCTGCGGGCCACGCCTTCCGCGAACAGGAGGGCTCCTTCATTGACCATGGCGCCCAGACAGCGTGCGCGAATCTCTTCATCGCCGATGGTTCGTGGCGTGATGCCTGCCGCCTGCCGCGATGCTGCGATGAAGGCTTCCACAGCGGGATCGGCCTGAGCCTTCCCCGAGGAATAGTCGTAGTAGCCGGCGCCCGTCTTGCGTCCGAGGCGCCCCGCCTCGCAGAGGTGGTCGGGAATATCGACATAGCGCGCCGATGGATTACGTGTTGCGGCCTGCGCCTTGCGCATCCGCCAGGCAATATCGAGCCCCGAAAGATCGGCCACGGCAAACGGTCCCATGGCCATGCCAAAACCGGTCATCGCGCGGTCGACGGCCTCGGGCGTCGCGCCATCCTGAATCAGGAATTCCGCGTGACGGCGGTAGGCGGCGTAGATGCGGTTGCCGATGAAGCCATAGGCGTTCCTCGCCACCACCGGCTGCTTGCCGAGCCGCTTCGCCACCGAAATGGCGGCCGCCAAAGTCTCGCCGCTGGTGGCCGAAGCACGCACGATCTCCAGAAGTTTCATCACATTGGCGGGCGAGAAGAAATGCAGCCCCAGCAACCGCTCGGGATGCGGGAAACCTTCGGCCATTGCGTCGATATCGAGATAGGAGGTGTTGGTCGCGACGACGGTTTCGCGGCTGACGATGGCGCCGAGGCGCGCGAGCAGGTCGCGTTTGACGCCCATGTCCTCGAACACGGCCTCAATGACCAGATCGGCATCCTTGGCCGCATCGAGGGCGGCGATTGCAGTCAAGGCGTTTGCCTGCGCTTGCTTCGCGGCTTCGGAAATGCGGCCGCGTTTGAAATCCTCGTCGCGCAAGCCGGCGATGCGCGTTACACCGGCGGCCAGTAACGGCTCATCCCTTTCGATCAGGATGACCTGATATCCGGAGGATAGAAACGCATGCGCGATGCCGGCATCCATCGTGCCGGCGCCGATCACGGCAACGCGCGAAATTTTCGAGCCGACCGCAGCAGTATCCAACCGCGCCGCGTCGCGCTCGGCAAAGAAGAGATGGCGATAGGCGAAGGCTTCGGGCGAGACGCGGATAGCCTGAAAGACTGCGCGTTCCTCAGCCAGGGCCTCGCGGAACGGCTTTTCGGAAGCGCTGAGGATTAGTTGTGCCGCCTGTTGCGCGGCGGGTCGGCCTTTTGCGCGGGCGATGGCCTTGTCGCACACCGCTTTCGCTTCAGTGGGATCGAAAGCCGGAACCGGCATGTCGGCAATGCGGCCCTTGCCGCCAAGCTGGCGAAGCGCGGATATCGTGTCTTCCAGCAGATCGCCGGTGCTTACCACATCGATCATGCCGAGCGACTGCGCCTCCGGGGCGGAAACCCGCCGGGCGGAAAGGGTGAGCTCGATGGCGGCCGGCACGCCCGTCAGGCGCGGCAGCCGTTGCGTGCCACCGGCGCCGGGGACGAGCCCAAGACTGACTTCGGGAAGTCCGACAATCGCCTTCTCGTCGGCCACACGCAGGTCGCACCCGAGCGCGAGTTCGTAGCCGCCACCGAGGGCAGCGCCGCGAATGGCTGCGGCGACAGGTATGGACAGCGATTCGATGGCGTCGATCACCGCCGGCAGTTGCGGATCGGCGAGCGGCTGGCCGAACTCGCGAATGTCCGACCCCGCGATGAAGGTCTTGCCGGCGCCGATGAGGATCACGCCTGTAATGGCGGTGTCAGCGGCAATCTCGGCGAGCGCCGCCACGAGACCGGAGCGCACGGCATGCGAACCGGCATTGACCGGCGGGTTGTCTATGGTGACAACCGCTATATCCGCATGTCTGGCCCAAGCGATCACGATAATTCTCTTGTTATGCTAAAAAGCTAGTTTTATATATTTTATCGATGTTCCGCCTGTCAATCTCTGGGCGGAATGGCTTTGCAGAGGAACAGCCATGACCGACCACGCCGACACCGACGACCTGCGAATCCTGCCGACCCGCGACGGACAGGTCGGCTACAGGGTCGGCGGTGAGGGGCCACTGTTGCTGCTGATGGCGTCCACTGGCCGCTGCTGCGCGGAACTGTGGCCATTGGCTAAAGCCCTGCAAGGTCATGGTTTCCGCGTCGCGCGCGTCGAACCGCGCGGCATCCTGCCGTCGAGGGGACCCATGCAGAACGTGAGTTTCCACGACTTCGCCGCGGATTTCGCGACCGTGCTTTCCGCCGAACTCGGAGAGGGCGAACGCGCTATCGTCGCCGGCCATGCCTATGGCACCTGGGTTGCCCGCACTGTTGCTGCAGACCATCCGGATCTTGTTGCCGGCGTCGTCCTGCTTGCGTCGGGCGCAAAGCAATGGCCGCAGCATCTGAGCGCAGCCATCACCGCCATCAACGCGCCGGAGACCTCGGACGCCGAGCGCCTTGCCGCCTTGCGCCTGGGCTTCTTCGCCGAAGGCAACGATGCCGGCGAGTGGCTCACCGGCTGGCATCCTGAAGTGGTGGCGAGCCAGCGCGCCGCCCGCGTGCTTACGCCGCAATCGGACTGGTGGGGAACCGGCGCTGCGCCCATCCTCGACCTGATGGGCGGCGCTGACCCGTTCCGGCCGGCCGGCAGCGAGGACGAGCTTGTTCGCGAGTTCGGAGACCGGGTAACGGCTGAAGCCATTCCCAATGCCAGCCATGCGATGCCGGCCGAAAAGCCGCGCGAAGCCGCCGCGGCGATCGCGCGCTGGTGGGGCGGTCTCCAGTCTTAGGGCTGACATCGCCGCCGCGCCGTTCAGCTGACTTCCAGCCATGTCCGGCGCACCGCGTCGTCGGCCTGGAAGTCGGCAACGCTGCCGGAAAACACGATCTCGCCACGTCCCATCACAAAGACACGGTCGGTCAGGCGCATGACCATTGCCAGCTTCTGCTCGAGCAGCAGCAGGGCCAGTCCGCGCCGCTTCATTTCGAGAATGACTTCTGCCAGCGCTTCCACCACCTTCGGCGCAAGACCTTCCGTCGGCTCGTCGATGAGCATCACGTCGGGATTGGTCAGCAAGGTGCGGAACAAGGTGAGCATCTGCTGCTCGCCGCCGGAAAGGAAGCCAGCCTTGATATGACGCCGCTCGCGCAGGCGCGGAAAGACGTCGAGCAGTTCGTCGACGGTCCAGGCGGCGCGGCCAGCCTTTGCCGGCTGAATGCCGATCTTGAAATTTTCCTCGACGGAGAGGTTCTTGAACACCTGCCGGTCTTCCGGGACGTAGCCGATACCGGCACGCGAAATCTCATGCGCCGGCAAGCCTGCGAGTTCCTTTCCCTTCAGCGTTACCTGGCCTCTCATCGGCGGCAGCAGGCCCATCACCGCCTTGCATGTCGAAGAGCGTCCCGAGCCGTTCCGACCCAGGATCGTGGCGATCGAGCCGCCGGGGACGGAAAGCGTCACCCCGTTCAGAACCTTGATATTGCCGTAGGCGGCATGCAGATCCGTAACATTCAGCATCAGTGCTCTCCGTCACCGAGATAGGCTTCACGCACGCGAGCGTCGGAGCGGATTTCAGCAGGCGTGCCCGTGACCAGGATGCGGCCATTGACCAGAACAGAAACACGGTCGGCCAGGTTGAAGACGACATCCATGTCATGCTCGACCATCACCAATGTGCGGCCTTCGGTAATCTTGCGGATGAAGGTGATGATGTGAGCGGTTTCCTCGCGCGACATGCCGGCGGTCGGCTCATCGAGCAGGATCACCTCGGCACCGGTACCGACGGTCATGCAAATCTCCACGGCCCGCTGCTCGGAATATGCCAGGTCGCCGGCGTTGGTTTCAGACTGCGGCGACAGATTGGCGCCCGCGATCAGCGCGTCCGTCTCGCGATCGATCTCGTCCCACACCGCTCCGCGGCGCAGGAAGCTCCAGCGCTTGCCGAAGCGGCCCATCACGGCCAGCCGGATGTTCTCGCGTACGGTCAGCTTGTCGAACACATGGGTGATCTGGAACGAGCGGCCGAGGCCCGCACGGTTGAGCTTGTGCGGAACCAGCCCGGCAACAGAGGCGCCATTTAGCTGGATGCTGCCGGAGGTTGGCGCGAAAGCTCCCGAGATCAGGTTGAACAGGGTTGATTTGCCCGCGCCGTTCGGCCCGATCAGCGCATGCCGTTCGCCCTTGGCGATGTCGAGGTCGATCGCCTCGAGCACGCGGACCATGGCGAAGCTTTTCTGGACGGACGAAAGGCTGAGTGTGGTCGCGCTCATTTTCCTGCCTCCGCTTTTGTGGTGACGAGATCGAGCAGCCGGGGGCGTCTAAGATGCGGTTGGGCAACGACGATCGCGATGCCTGCGGCAAGAGACAGGAGGCCTATGAGCCAGGGCAGCGGCGAAAGCGGATTGAAATCGTAGCCAAGCAGCCTGACCGGCGGCCATACGCCCTTCGCAGACGCGATGCCGGCGCGATACTGCTCCGAGCAGATCGTTCCCGTGATCTCGATCAGGAATATCAGGCCGAGGAAGGTGAGGGCGAAAGCAACGATTCCTATCAGGTCGCCTGTGCCGAAAGCTGCCTTCTCGCCGGCCTTCACGGCACGCGCGCGCTGTGCGATTGCGCCGCCGATGCCCTGCGGCGCGTACATCACCGTCACCACGAAGGCGATGCCGAGATAGAGCATCCAGAAATGGGAAAGGTTCGCGCCGAAATAGGCGAAGCTGGTGGTGAGTGCAGCACCAATGACCGGGCCGAGGAATACTCCGGCACCGCCGATCACCGTGTTAAGCACCACGAAGGCCGATCCGGAACCCTGGAACAGCACCATCGAGGCGGATTCGTCTGAGATCGCCAGAAGGCCGCCGGCAAGCCCGGAAACGGCTGCGGAAATGGCAAAGACGAGCGTTTTCACGCGATGGGTGTCGTAACCCAGAAAGCGGACGCGCAACTCGCGCTCGCGGATGCCGCGCACCACCAGACCGAAAGGACTGCGCTGCAGGCCGAACAGGAAGGCCATGACCAGAAGCATCCAGACAAGCGTTAGCCAGTAGACGGAGGTCGTGGACTGGAAGCTGAACGGTCCCCAGTCGGTGCGGATCGAACGAATGCCAGCTTCGCCGCCAAACAGTCCTTCCCACTTCAGCGCGATGGCTGAGACCAGTTCAGCGAGCGCCACTGTGATCATCGCGAAATAGACGCCTGAGCGGATCGTGGCGAACCAGCCCGCGACAAGTCCGAAGGCGAAGCCGGCGCCTGCGCCCACCAGCGGCAACAGCGGCGTCGGGAACCAGCCACCACGATCGATGGCATTCATCATGTAGATCGTCGCAAAAGTGCCGATGCCGTAATAGGCGGCATGGCCGAAGGACGGCAGGCCGGCCTGGCCCCAGAGCAGGTTGAAGCCGAGCGCGAAAATCGCAGCGATCATGATCTTGATCACCAGGTTCATGGTGCCGAGATCGCCGAAGATAGGCAGCGCCAGCAGGGCCGCAGCGGCAATGGCGGCGCCGATGTAAGGAACGGTTTTCATCGATCAGGCCCTTTCGTCGCCGGCGATACCCTGGGGACGGAACATCAGCACAAGAAGCATGAGCAGGAACGGCAGCACGCCTGCGGCGCTGGACAGCGGCACATCAAGTGTCGACTGCGCGACTTCGTCGGAGACGAGGCCGACAGCGGAGAGAATTTGCCCGAAAGTGACGTCGACATAGACGATGGCGCTGACCAGGACGCCGATGAGCAGGGAAGCGATCAGTGCGCCGCCGAGCGAGCCCAGCCCACCGACGACGACGACGACAAAGACGATCACGCCCAGTTCTGTCGCCATGTTTGGATTTGTCGTGTAGTAGGCGCCGCCCATGGCGCCGGCGAGGCCCGCCAGTCCGGCGCCGACAGCGAACATGGCCGAGAAGATGACGGATACGTTGTACCCCAGCGCCTGCACCATCGTCGGATTGAGCACGGCTGCACGCACCACCAGGCCGATCCGGGTGAAACGGAGCAGGCAGAAGATGGCGGCGAACATGACGATGGCCGTCAGGCCGATCAGGACGCGGAAGAACGGGTAGGACACCTCGCCGATGTGGAAGGCGGTGAAACGCAGTGACTCGGGCACGGAATAGGCCACCGCATAGGGCCCATAGAACAGCTTGACGACTTCCTCGAACGCAAAGAACAGGCCGAAGGTGAGCAGCAGTTCCTGGACGTGGCCGAAGCGCCTGACATGACGAAGCAGATAACGTTCACAGACGAAGCCGATCAGCGCCACGCCGAGCGTGCCGAAGACCACGCCACCCCAGAAGCCGAACATATGGATGGCCGTGAACGCCAGATAGGCGCCGAGCATGTAGAAGGAGGCATGGGCGAAGTTCAGAATACCCATCATGCCGAAGATGAGCGTCAGGCCCGAGCTGATCATGAAGAGCAGGAGCCCGTAGATCAGCCCGTTCAGCAGGGCCACGAGGAGCGTTTCCATGGATGTCGTCCGGGTGAAATAAGAGGGGCTTAGGCCCCGCATGGGTGCCTATAGCGCAAAGCGGACGGGAGCGAGAGCTCCCATCCGCAGGTTCTACGATGGATCAGAGCCGCTTCATCTTGCACTCGGCGCTGACCGGAACCGAGGTTTCCTCGGCACTGAGCACCTTGACCGGCTTGAAGCCCATATCCGTCCCGTCGATCTTGTCCTTGGCATCCTTGGACACCATGGAAATGACCAGCGGCAGCTGGACCTGATGGTCGTCCGCGCGCATCGAGAGCGTGCCGAGCGGCCAGTCGACCTTTACGGTTTCAAGCGACTTGACCAGATCGTTGACAGCGACCTTGTCCGCCTTCGGAAGTGCTGCGACGGCTGCGCCCAGCATGTTCAGCGTCAGGACGCTGTTGTTCATGAAGGCGACCGGATCGCGGCCGGCTGCGGCATTGAAGGCCGCACGGTATTTTTCGCCAGCCTCACCGCCCGCTTCGGCGTTGAAGATCTGGGCGTCGTAATTGTGAAGGGCTGCTTCGCCCGCCGCTGCAAGATTGCCCGGCTCGTCGAGGAACATGCCGGCGAAACGCGCCTTCAGGCCCGACGACGATGCAGCCTGGAGAATAAGCTGAAGATCACTGCCGCTGCTGGCGGTGAAGATGGTGTTGGGAGCCTCGGAGCGGGCCTTCTCGATGAAGGGCGAGAAGTCCTTGATCTTGAAGACGTCGTGTCGCGTCGTGCCGGCCACCTTGTAACCGTAGGTCTCGGCATTGTGGGTGGTGGCGGCTTCCATCTCGCGGCCCATCGTGTAGTCGGGCTGGAGCGAGTAGACCTTTTCACCCAGTGAGCCGTCCTCTTTCATGACTTTCGCCAGCGCATTCTGGCGGATGAAGGGCGTG
Protein-coding regions in this window:
- a CDS encoding enoyl-CoA hydratase-related protein — protein: MAITIEKADRIATISIDCPPVNAISIADYAEIGDTFEAAKDWADINCIIFTATGSKAFCAGLDLNEFLAATLDQDPARARIVRRCFAAVRHAAVPVIGAINGPALGAGTVLASVCDIRIASENARFGMPEINVGRCGGAAHMMRHLPQGLLRQMYFTGLPISAAEALQCGFIQKVVPFEDLAKTARALAEVIAAKAPIGLRMAKEALNKVEFMQTEDGYQLEQSYSTTLMATEDAREAMRAVVEKRPPVWVGR
- a CDS encoding 3-hydroxyacyl-CoA dehydrogenase NAD-binding domain-containing protein, whose amino-acid sequence is MIAWARHADIAVVTIDNPPVNAGSHAVRSGLVAALAEIAADTAITGVILIGAGKTFIAGSDIREFGQPLADPQLPAVIDAIESLSIPVAAAIRGAALGGGYELALGCDLRVADEKAIVGLPEVSLGLVPGAGGTQRLPRLTGVPAAIELTLSARRVSAPEAQSLGMIDVVSTGDLLEDTISALRQLGGKGRIADMPVPAFDPTEAKAVCDKAIARAKGRPAAQQAAQLILSASEKPFREALAEERAVFQAIRVSPEAFAYRHLFFAERDAARLDTAAVGSKISRVAVIGAGTMDAGIAHAFLSSGYQVILIERDEPLLAAGVTRIAGLRDEDFKRGRISEAAKQAQANALTAIAALDAAKDADLVIEAVFEDMGVKRDLLARLGAIVSRETVVATNTSYLDIDAMAEGFPHPERLLGLHFFSPANVMKLLEIVRASATSGETLAAAISVAKRLGKQPVVARNAYGFIGNRIYAAYRRHAEFLIQDGATPEAVDRAMTGFGMAMGPFAVADLSGLDIAWRMRKAQAATRNPSARYVDIPDHLCEAGRLGRKTGAGYYDYSSGKAQADPAVEAFIAASRQAAGITPRTIGDEEIRARCLGAMVNEGALLFAEGVARRPSDIDVAMVHGYGFPRWTGGPVWWSANLPDDNLKSVLAQVATAEGPLFRAGNVDALISALKQ
- a CDS encoding alpha/beta hydrolase, which gives rise to MTDHADTDDLRILPTRDGQVGYRVGGEGPLLLLMASTGRCCAELWPLAKALQGHGFRVARVEPRGILPSRGPMQNVSFHDFAADFATVLSAELGEGERAIVAGHAYGTWVARTVAADHPDLVAGVVLLASGAKQWPQHLSAAITAINAPETSDAERLAALRLGFFAEGNDAGEWLTGWHPEVVASQRAARVLTPQSDWWGTGAAPILDLMGGADPFRPAGSEDELVREFGDRVTAEAIPNASHAMPAEKPREAAAAIARWWGGLQS
- a CDS encoding ABC transporter ATP-binding protein, translating into MLNVTDLHAAYGNIKVLNGVTLSVPGGSIATILGRNGSGRSSTCKAVMGLLPPMRGQVTLKGKELAGLPAHEISRAGIGYVPEDRQVFKNLSVEENFKIGIQPAKAGRAAWTVDELLDVFPRLRERRHIKAGFLSGGEQQMLTLFRTLLTNPDVMLIDEPTEGLAPKVVEALAEVILEMKRRGLALLLLEQKLAMVMRLTDRVFVMGRGEIVFSGSVADFQADDAVRRTWLEVS
- a CDS encoding ABC transporter ATP-binding protein, which encodes MSATTLSLSSVQKSFAMVRVLEAIDLDIAKGERHALIGPNGAGKSTLFNLISGAFAPTSGSIQLNGASVAGLVPHKLNRAGLGRSFQITHVFDKLTVRENIRLAVMGRFGKRWSFLRRGAVWDEIDRETDALIAGANLSPQSETNAGDLAYSEQRAVEICMTVGTGAEVILLDEPTAGMSREETAHIITFIRKITEGRTLVMVEHDMDVVFNLADRVSVLVNGRILVTGTPAEIRSDARVREAYLGDGEH
- a CDS encoding branched-chain amino acid ABC transporter permease, translating into MKTVPYIGAAIAAAALLALPIFGDLGTMNLVIKIMIAAIFALGFNLLWGQAGLPSFGHAAYYGIGTFATIYMMNAIDRGGWFPTPLLPLVGAGAGFAFGLVAGWFATIRSGVYFAMITVALAELVSAIALKWEGLFGGEAGIRSIRTDWGPFSFQSTTSVYWLTLVWMLLVMAFLFGLQRSPFGLVVRGIRERELRVRFLGYDTHRVKTLVFAISAAVSGLAGGLLAISDESASMVLFQGSGSAFVVLNTVIGGAGVFLGPVIGAALTTSFAYFGANLSHFWMLYLGIAFVVTVMYAPQGIGGAIAQRARAVKAGEKAAFGTGDLIGIVAFALTFLGLIFLIEITGTICSEQYRAGIASAKGVWPPVRLLGYDFNPLSPLPWLIGLLSLAAGIAIVVAQPHLRRPRLLDLVTTKAEAGK
- a CDS encoding branched-chain amino acid ABC transporter permease, with the protein product METLLVALLNGLIYGLLLFMISSGLTLIFGMMGILNFAHASFYMLGAYLAFTAIHMFGFWGGVVFGTLGVALIGFVCERYLLRHVRRFGHVQELLLTFGLFFAFEEVVKLFYGPYAVAYSVPESLRFTAFHIGEVSYPFFRVLIGLTAIVMFAAIFCLLRFTRIGLVVRAAVLNPTMVQALGYNVSVIFSAMFAVGAGLAGLAGAMGGAYYTTNPNMATELGVIVFVVVVVGGLGSLGGALIASLLIGVLVSAIVYVDVTFGQILSAVGLVSDEVAQSTLDVPLSSAAGVLPFLLMLLVLMFRPQGIAGDERA
- a CDS encoding branched-chain amino acid ABC transporter substrate-binding protein encodes the protein MKSLRLAISAAASALALGIGTAAAEPVKIAFLTPKTGPLAFIGAMYDPTINFVQQPFNEAAGATGNKIDITVYDDSGTTQGAADRFKQAIADGARVFVGAGTSPLAAQNLADIQRWNQRNADDPAMLLIVGAEGSNFIGADCSFYSFHFTTTPFIRQNALAKVMKEDGSLGEKVYSLQPDYTMGREMEAATTHNAETYGYKVAGTTRHDVFKIKDFSPFIEKARSEAPNTIFTASSGSDLQLILQAASSSGLKARFAGMFLDEPGNLAAAGEAALHNYDAQIFNAEAGGEAGEKYRAAFNAAAGRDPVAFMNNSVLTLNMLGAAVAALPKADKVAVNDLVKSLETVKVDWPLGTLSMRADDHQVQLPLVISMVSKDAKDKIDGTDMGFKPVKVLSAEETSVPVSAECKMKRL